One part of the Phycisphaerae bacterium genome encodes these proteins:
- a CDS encoding Crp/Fnr family transcriptional regulator gives MFSGLESHQLASLAEIASLQQVPEGKLLYNQHTPSKGMYVVAAGQVKIFQLSPEGKEFIVHIVGSGTTFAEAATLGQFDCPASAVAMEPSELVFFPTDKLLALLGSDAEMCVRFLRGMATWLCRLMRTLENIVLRDSLGRVSSYLLGLADGKTEPPVRVRLPIKKRDLASYLALTPETLSRTFARLVELEAIRQEEGNEIELVSLETLRGLAEA, from the coding sequence ATGTTCTCCGGCCTGGAATCGCACCAGCTCGCCTCGCTGGCCGAGATCGCCTCGCTCCAGCAGGTTCCCGAGGGCAAGCTGCTCTACAATCAGCACACGCCGTCCAAGGGGATGTACGTGGTCGCCGCCGGCCAGGTGAAGATTTTCCAGCTTTCGCCCGAAGGCAAGGAATTCATCGTGCATATCGTCGGTTCGGGAACTACGTTCGCCGAGGCCGCAACGCTTGGGCAGTTCGACTGCCCGGCCTCCGCGGTGGCCATGGAACCGTCGGAGCTGGTCTTTTTTCCGACGGACAAGCTGCTGGCCCTGCTTGGCTCTGATGCCGAGATGTGCGTCAGGTTCCTCCGCGGCATGGCCACCTGGCTGTGCCGGTTGATGCGGACGCTCGAGAACATCGTGCTGCGGGATTCGCTGGGCCGGGTCTCCAGTTACCTGCTCGGTCTGGCCGACGGCAAGACCGAACCGCCGGTCCGCGTCCGCCTGCCCATCAAGAAGCGCGATCTGGCTTCGTACCTGGCGCTGACGCCGGAGACCCTTTCGCGGACGTTCGCCCGCCTGGTCGAACTGGAGGCGATCCGCCAGGAGGAAGGCAACGAGATCGAATTGGTCTCGCTGGAGACGCTCCGAGGCCTGGCCGAGGCGTAG